From the Nematostella vectensis chromosome 7, jaNemVect1.1, whole genome shotgun sequence genome, the window TTGTGGTGGCTTATATGTGCAGCTAGGCACTTCGGTtgttttacccatgcttacatgcgggcttgttgCATAGTTGCACAGCCAGATGACGACAACCTCTTGACAAACAACTGTATACTGCTCTAACACATTAAGCCAGTTGCTAGTGGAAAGCAACAAATTAAATGTAAAAACAAATGTCACCATATAAGCAGTCTCTGGTTTCCTCTGCTTTCTAAGGTTGGTCACTGAATCACTAGGTCAAACATCTCAACTTCTTCAAATTCAGTGGCAATGTGATGCATCTCATTCTGTATATAAAATGAAAGATGAATTGTCTTGTGTCAGACTGCCTATATCAATAGTATATGGAGCTCAATGCAAAATAAGATATCTATTTTAGTGGTGATGCAAATACTGTATATGAAATATTTACATCACCCTTTGAAATGCTGACTCCAGAATTaatctttgctttttaaacaatattttgaaaactaCCCTATGAAATTGTTATATTTCTACTGTAAAGTTCCAAGAAATTACTAGTTGGTAGTTCCTGGAGGGTAAATAACAATATTTCTGATGCCTACTGTCATTTTGTAAAGTTCTGCAcagtttaaaataaaatattgtggAAATCATTTGGGTTATCAAATGTAAGTAATACTGACCTCATTTTTCACAGGTTTTggcttcttcttcttctgtttCTTTGCAGGTTTCTCAAGGGGAACATCAAAGAGTCGTAACTGCAGCTTTCTCTTTCCAGGAGAAGTAGAAGACAGAGATGTCACAGAAAGTGTGCTCCCCGTTGGAGAAGCTATTGAGGATGCTACCACAGGGTTGGACGATGTCACGATAGGGGAGAATGTTAGTGGAGACTCCATAGCTGTGCCAAATCCAAAGAGTGAATCATTTGATTTGCCATTTGAGTTATCTGAGTTGCTTGGGGTAGAATGTTCTTGTGTGAAGACGGCAGGGGAGAGTACCCTTTTAAGCATCTGCTGTGGACGGATAGCTGACAGCGGTATATTTATGTTCAATAAGTTATGAGTGTCAGTTACCATGGGTGACATTGGAACCCTAGCTTGGATGGTTTCTTGCATGTTTGGATCTGATTCAACCTCCGAATCAGCATCGTACGGGTCTGCAGGGCCTTTTATTGGGGTAGTTTTGTGTGATGAATTCTGTTTCACCGCATTTTCCTTgccctaaaaagaaaaatccaatgcattaaaaaaaatgataaatgcCAAACCCATGTGGTACTATGTAGTTAATAAAACCCtggaaagcaaaaaaaaataaattgctttggccacaggtagcccaggcaatagTTTGGAAGCTTGCTTGTAGCTTGGAATCAGCTGTTCCGAGAGGTAAAACAAGTGGATTTAAGTAGCAAGTATATTTTGTTAAGAAAACCAACCCTTATCCTGTATTAGACATaaatttgacaacaacaagatgtGTTCTAAGTTTAAAggtaattttattgacaagatttaaaaaaaaatgctacaAAATGCTACTTAAATGCATTTGTTTTAactctcagaacagccgattccaagctatGAACACGCTTCAAAACCAATGCCAGCTACCTGTGCTCTGGCATGATGTGGTGGAACTTTAtgttaagggtgtactgacatctgttgctaaggaaaatatggaatatagcataaaagccttgtagaaagtcataagggtctgatatttgcaaagttgACCACCACAAGTGTGCTGACTTTTATGATGACGTTACCCCGTAACGTcataatgtgacgtcatagatacagataaaagcaaatatttcaagtaaaattgCTCGAAAACAGATATTGAATAGGTTTTATATATCTTGAGGGATGGCCACATTAAGCCAAGCATGTgttttagaaatgattgagtaattgtttttttatgatttttcacAGGTCCTGAAATCCACATTGTTTTATATAATTTGGGTTTCTGTTAGATTAACGCTAAATCCATGCTTGGCTGTATGAAGGAGAATTTAGTAAAaaggaatacagaaaaaattTTGCGTTTTGAAATAACTGAGCGACAAAAAGCTTTTTGTTAGAAAACGcagaaccggaagtgaaacAAAGCCCGCGCATGCTCATTCGGTCTACTCAGACTCAGAAATATCACATTatgaaattgaaatgaagtttaaaaacaaattccaatagTGTTTCGTGGTATTTACACTTCAAAGGAACGTCATGTCATGATAAAAATTGAAAAcgttttttaaaattctgatacagcgcgcgctactttgaaataaaattttcagtgcgtgcgcgagcgttcggtgtttgcagcgcgcgcaggtagtgaaaattgaaaactttggcttaAAAAAGGTTGGCTTGACTAAATCTTTGCTGAAtcttcgtttttacaaaatattggAAATATCATCACCCGAAAAGGCTGAGATCAACTTAAAGTCAATTTTTGGGGACTTGAAacgcatatttttatttcttttacttcaggaaagcttggaatgacgaattccgtgttatgtatatgcgcgcgctcaacGTCGTAGCAACGTCTTTACTGAGCAATactaatgtcagtacacccttaacgGTTATGTTAAATAGTAAAGTTATGATTTTGTTTTGCTCTGTCTACAGGAATGGAACAACACATCTAGCACAATTACACTATTTAAACATAGgtatatattataaaatagTAAATTTGTTTCTTCATTTTGCTATGTTTAGAAATAGAGAAAACAATTCTAACCCAaagtaacacaattacatattACAGATACCACAAAGCGTTTGACGACGCAGGAAAACTAATTCTACTTACCAAGCGAGTTCGTGATAATCTTCTAGCGACTTCTTGGGTTTCCGACAATTTCCCCGAGTCTGATTCGGTATCTGTGACTGgtcaaaacaataaaaaaacaaagtcaaATCTATGCAAAACATTAATAAAAATCTATATCGAATATTTGTTCAATTAATCCACAAGGGGTCATTTTCCTCAGGTTTTTCTGGTTATCATTTTTGGCTAGAAACAAGAAATGTTTCGTTTTTTTCCCTCTTGAAAGTTTTGCTTTCAGGAGCAAGTTCGAAAACTTCCCATTGCCTCATAAATACCAACAGATATCAACCAAAATAAACCAGAGAATAAGCTTTCTTAGAGTCTATGACATTTTTTCAACGGGATAGGTTAAAAGTTGCAAATTTTCTGATGAATCAGCAACGAACAAAAGATCGACCGAAAATATGCTTCGATTCTTGAGACGGAAAACCTACATATTATCACCACTATAATCCACAAAAACTCTACCTTGGTCTTTTAAATCTTTCTTTCTTGAGTTTCTGGTTCTCCTCGTTGTTTTTGGCATACCTGTAAGCGATAATTACAGACAAACTTTAAATAAACACTAACCAAAACCTTCAGTCGCCATGTTTTTTGTTCGAATCAACCGCGTTTTGTTAGTGCGCACGTCAGCTGCGCAGGTGGtgtccagtaccgcgcggcaAAAAGGTTTTCCTTCTTCAAGTTTGCGCTCCACGGGgtacggaaaaacctggaaaatgcgcaattcgagatagatAAAGAAGACAcgatttcttacaatggccatcagtTCTTTGTATTCCGGaatgttttcaaaacacaaataacgtgaggtcgaaatgcacataccaagattttggttttttaagatatttttacCTTGATCATCCTATTTATGGGCTCAGGGAAGATAAGCTCAagtttcaatgacactttagggccatagcagggggtgaggcactgggggcacgtgcccctccccccattttcaaaaattataaggaaataaccagtatgggtgtggctgtgcccccgaagattttcttatgtttctgttttgtgccccccccccccccccaatcttttgaggcctgctacggctctgcacTTTTataaaaagtcgcatttgatactTTGTTTGCTATAACCCACTAAGCACTTATAGATAACTTTTCCCGCCTTATTAGATGtaaaatgggcttatttgaagcgttatgtcatgtttttttcggtcaatacaatacaatactttATTCACATTTCCATTTGGTACAAGATATAATTTcgacaaaggaaatgcctagcATCTAAATAAACCAATTGGTTTTCTAGTTAGATACTAGTCCTGTTTTATATAAATTTGTATGTAGGACATCTACTTTACTTTAATATACACATActcacaaaaacaaaataaagctTACCTAAAGTGCGACTGATTTCTGACAGTACATTTGATTCGAtaataaatattgttttactttttggGAAATCACAATGTCTatctttgatttctttttctagttGTTTCCAAGAACCAACAGCCAGAGCTGaggtagtttttttttgccgatatTGTCCTGAAGCGTGCTTTGTAAAAGTTGTCTTTTGCGGCATATCTGGTGTTATATGTGTGGACATCGCTGGCATAAAGAAAGTGGTTGTCAAATATTTTTGGGAGCAATTTTTTATGCCAGTTACGAGAAAACTTAAGTAATTGTTAGGTGAAAATATTATTAAGTAAAGGAGGAGCACTGTCTGTATGTTTGCCGGTCATGTCGCCTCGGGGTACTAGCGGGATTAAACAGCGTAACTTGGCCGGGTTTTCTTATCGAACACGAAGAGCACGTGTCAAACAAGGCGCATTTCAGCCAAATCAGAGGGaaattcgtgttttttttttaccagacTTTAGCCTTTCTGCCGCCTCTGCTTGGCAAGCGCTTGCGTGATCTCGAAAGCGCGACAAATTGTTCGAGCTCCCTAGGCTACTTTCCGgcgtttttgttttatatttgctttttgtttaccgccaaatataagaaaaaagcGCTGGATCATAAAATTTCTAATATGACACGGGGAAATCACTTATTTTTAGAGGCATCAAGTAACGCGGAATCCCTCAACTGCTCAAACGTTAGTAATAatctgaataaatacacatcacaaagcaatgagagtttattgtgacctttattctaggatataaacaattataggacaattacaggaggtgatcaatcgtgaaaatattcgagctagttactgggattACTGGAGACTGACttagaggttggtaagcctgtggggAAAAAATAAGATCCCCATCCCCCTCCTAGGTTCTTTTCAGGACCTTGCCGTCATCAGAGTTGTTTTCAATACCAAACCCCCAAAGGCTGAAAAAGAGGTTATAAAGTCAGGCAAAGATTTGCCATTGACCTTGGCTTAATGATCTTGTTGTCAGAGGAACAGCAGACGCGGGTTGAAGAATTCTCGAACTGTGAGTGGAGCGTGATCGACCTCGAAATGTGTTGACATCCCAGGACTCTGATACACTTTGACTCATTGCCCCTATTTTATCTCAATAACGAGGTATAATAGCGTCTCATCTTTTGTATAAGTCAATAACCCCTTCCATAACCTTGATATAATTATCATCCTTGGGTTTAACACTTATGATGATGTGAGATGGCATACGGGGTTTTTTATAATGATTGGCTTATTACGGAAGCCCATGAGGGCCACTCAAGGTTTTCGTTAACAACATCTCACCTTTCGGACACGACTTTGAACTATTTGCGTCACGACAACTGACTTTGAGTGTCACGACAAAGCACTATTTGATTATCGCTTAAAACATTGCAGGTTTAGTTCACCAtatcgcactttgtgtctcaaaacatcgcactttgtgtcttaaaaaactcATCATTTTGCCTTTGCTTAAAACATTTCAGTATATCGTTCACGACATTCAACTTTGTGCTTATAACATAGCACTATTTGtttattgcataaaatatttgactttgtgctttataacatgggactttgtgtcttaaaaaatctcgcggtttgccgaatgcgcaaatcatttcaggttttgtctatAGCATAAAATATTCAACTTTTTGTCttaaaaatctcgcgattttcCGAATGCGCTAatcattccagtttttgtctgTGCATTAAATACACATTAATAAATACACACGATTGGATGTTTGGGCTTGCGTCATGGCACATTATGCAAATCGCCAACAACATCTGACTCTTGGCGTCACGACATAAGACAATTTCAAAACATCGCACTTTAAATCTCATAATATGGCACTTTTTCGCTTATAACATCGCACTTTTTGCGTGTATGACTTAGAATATCGCTTTTAACATCGCACTTTTTGCGTGTATGACTTAGAATATCGCTTTTAACATCGCACTATTTGCGTGTATGACTTATCGCGCTTTGTGCTTATAACACCGCACCTTTACGTATTTTATACAGTTTAAGCTGATGAAACACGAGACCAACTTGACACGCCACCAAAACCTCATACTCGAAGACCCATCGGTCTGAGCGGTAAGGGTCTCGTTACcttcgtgaatttttctccgtcTAGGAAAGGAAAGGAAGCACTGGATTCTCGAGTATGACAATAGCCTTGTGGTAGTTTGTTAAAATAAAGCTTCCAGATGGGTTGTAGGAATTGAAAACTATCTATTTTCCATATGGTACTAAACGCATGTCGCTTGTTTCTTGACATACCCACACCCACAACTCCATACCCACCCCCACGACTCCATACCCACACCCACGACTCCATACCCACACCCACGACTCCATACCCACACCCACGACTATGTATGATGTTTTAAGTGGCGTAGTGTTTCCTCAGCTAAAACTGTATAAAATAAGTAAAGGTGCGGTGTTATAAGCACAAAGCGCGATATTCTAAGTCATACACGCAAATACTGCGATGTTAAAAGCGATATTTTAAGTCATACACGCAAAAAGTGCGATGTTATAAGCGAAAAAGTGCCATATTATGAGATATAATGTGCGATGTTTTGAAGCAAATTGTCTTATGTCGTGACGCCAAGAGTCAGATGTTGTTGTCCAATCGTGTGTGATAGTCACATGTCATTGTGCAAAAAGTCCAATGTCGTAACGCAAAAAGTGCGATCTCGTGAAGCACAGCACAAAGTGCGTTTGCAAAAAGTGAGTTTTTTCTACATAGACCAGCACGCTTTGCGAATAGACTAGAAACGTAATTGCGAAATCCTGAGCTTAAATTGatatatataagtaaatataaatattaaatcAAGATTATAAGCCATAAAgctcaatgaaataaatagcaTTGTTGATAAGACAAAGTAAAAGGTTCAGCATTGCGACCCATTGTGAGTCGTTGCCATAGATATTATGGAATGCTGTAAATGATTGTCAAAAAAGTTAGATATTATTAGCATTAAATCGATGAGCCGCCCCGTGATTTATCGTTTGGAGGAGAGGCTTCCGATGTAGAGTTATCATTGGGGCCGTAGTCCCGCAAGGCGAGCTAGAGGTACCTGCATCTGTAGAACACTGAATAAAGCTCGAGCGAGCACTCAACCAGTTCAGCCTTTGATCCCGTATCGCTAAGGCTTCTTTTCCTCGGCCTATCCTGAAGTTCTGCTTAATTTTTAGTCCTTGTAGGTAGCTCACAGGTCATTCGTATAGAATCCAGTTATTTGAAAATTCTCTTCAAATTTGTGAAATGAAGTTCTAAAtcacaaagttaaatattttatgcatagACCAAACAAAACTGAAATTATTTGGCTATTCGGCAAATCGCGATATGTTATAAAAACACAAAGTTaattattttatgcaataaaCAAAAACTGAAATGATTTGCGCATTCGGCAAATCGCGATATTTTTAAGacattttttaagacacaaagtaccatgttatgaagcacaaagttaaatatttaatgcacagacaaaaactggaa encodes:
- the LOC5501176 gene encoding uncharacterized protein LOC5501176; the protein is MPKTTRRTRNSRKKDLKDQVTDTESDSGKLSETQEVARRLSRTRLGKENAVKQNSSHKTTPIKGPADPYDADSEVESDPNMQETIQARVPMSPMVTDTHNLLNINIPLSAIRPQQMLKRVLSPAVFTQEHSTPSNSDNSNGKSNDSLFGFGTAMESPLTFSPIVTSSNPVVASSIASPTGSTLSVTSLSSTSPGKRKLQLRLFDVPLEKPAKKQKKKKPKPVKNENEMHHIATEFEEVEMFDLVIQ